One genomic segment of Impatiens glandulifera chromosome 6, dImpGla2.1, whole genome shotgun sequence includes these proteins:
- the LOC124943736 gene encoding agamous-like MADS-box protein AGL28 yields MESKRNKVRQRIHLYHIPNKYMRSVTFSKGKFGILKRSSELSTLCGSNIAIILFSESGRAYSFGNPNTNAVFDRLMGVVPKRVFDATFHELVKPEKVPHVQYIQTQIMEAEKTLAQEQGRP; encoded by the coding sequence ATGGAGTCCAAAAGAAACAAAGTTCGCCAAAGGATTCATCTTTACCATATCCCTAATAAATATATGCGTTCTGTAACTTTTTCAAAAGGTAAATTTGGAATTTTAAAGAGATCAAGTGAGCTTTCTACTTTATGCGGATCGAACATTGCAATAATCTTGTTTAGTGAAAGTGGAAGAGCGTATTCTTTTGGTAATCCTAATACAAATGCAGTATTTGATCGACTTATGGGTGTCGTTCCCAAAAGAGTGTTTGATGCAACATTCCATGAACTCGTCAAGCCTGAAAAGGTTCCACATGTTCAATATATTCAAACTCAAATAATGGAGGCTGAGAAGACACTCGCTCAAGAGCAGGGCCGACCCTGA
- the LOC124943737 gene encoding agamous-like MADS-box protein AGL62, which translates to MIKNTDSSLTFSKRKFSAFKKADELSTLCGSELAVVMFSPSGKAFSYGHPIVNSILDQFMGLDPLKTLDPISHEFLEAQNNFRVREIEARIVEVEDMFKLEQKREQILSLDMTNHAKKRWWEQSIEEMSLSELHLRKDKMEELKMFFEERKKMKMLVE; encoded by the coding sequence ATGATTAAAAATACCGATAGTTCACTAACGTTTTCAAAGAGAAAGTTCAGCGCTTTCAAGAAAGCTGATGAGCTTTCCACTCTGTGTGGAAGTGAGCTAGCAGTAGTCATGTTTAGTCCAAGTGGAAAAGCTTTCTCTTATGGCCACCCTATTGTAAATTCCATATTGGATCAATTCATGGGCCTTGATCCCTTGAAAACACTTGACCCAATATCCCATGAATTCTTAGAGGCACAAAACAATTTTCGTGTTCGAGAGATTGAAGCTCGAATAGTTGAGGTTGAAGATATGTTCAAACTTGAACAAAAACGAGAACAAATATTGTCATTAGATATGACTAACCATGCTAAGAAAAGATGGTGGGAGCAATCCATTGAGGAGATGAGCTTAAGTGAGTTACATTTGAGGAAGGATAAGATGGAAGAGCTAAAAATGTTTTTTGAAGAGCGGAAAAAAATGAAGATGTTGGTCGAATGA